A single Pseudomonas sp. MM223 DNA region contains:
- the dpkA gene encoding Delta(1)-pyrroline-2-carboxylate/Delta(1)-piperideine-2-carboxylate reductase (*Name dpkA), with protein sequence MSAPSTSTVVRVPFTELQSLLQAIFQRHGCSEAVARVLAHNCASAQRDGAHSHGVFRMPGYVSTLASGWVDGQATPTVSDVAAGYVRVDAAGGFAQPALAAARELLVAKARNAGIAVLAIHNSHHFAALWPDVEPFAEEGLVALSVVNSMTCVVPHGARKPLFGTNPIAFAAPCAEHDPIVFDMATSAMAHGDVQIAARAGQQLPEGMGVDANGEPTTEPKAILEGGALLPFGGHKGSALSMMVELLAAALTGGNFSWEFDWSGHPGAKTPWTGQLIIVIDPGKAEGERFAQRSRELVEQMHAVGLTRMPGERRYREREVAEEEGVAVTEQELQGLKDLLG encoded by the coding sequence ATGTCCGCACCTTCCACCAGCACTGTCGTGCGCGTGCCGTTTACCGAGCTCCAGAGCCTGTTGCAGGCCATTTTCCAGCGCCATGGGTGCAGCGAGGCCGTAGCCCGGGTGCTGGCTCACAACTGCGCCAGCGCCCAGCGTGATGGCGCCCACAGCCATGGGGTGTTTCGCATGCCCGGTTATGTGTCGACCCTGGCCAGCGGTTGGGTCGATGGCCAGGCCACGCCAACGGTCAGCGACGTGGCTGCCGGCTATGTGCGTGTCGATGCGGCGGGCGGTTTTGCCCAGCCGGCACTGGCAGCGGCCCGTGAGCTTCTGGTGGCAAAGGCGCGCAACGCTGGCATTGCCGTGCTGGCGATCCACAACTCGCACCACTTTGCCGCGCTGTGGCCGGATGTAGAGCCGTTTGCCGAAGAGGGCCTGGTAGCCCTGAGCGTGGTCAACAGCATGACCTGCGTGGTGCCGCATGGTGCACGCAAGCCACTGTTTGGCACCAACCCTATCGCGTTTGCCGCACCTTGTGCCGAACATGACCCGATCGTCTTCGACATGGCCACCAGCGCCATGGCCCATGGCGACGTGCAGATTGCCGCGCGTGCCGGCCAGCAATTACCTGAAGGCATGGGCGTGGATGCCAATGGCGAACCGACCACCGAGCCCAAGGCAATTCTGGAAGGCGGCGCCTTGCTGCCGTTTGGCGGGCACAAGGGCTCGGCCCTGTCGATGATGGTCGAGCTGCTGGCGGCGGCGCTGACCGGGGGTAACTTCTCCTGGGAGTTCGACTGGTCGGGCCACCCGGGTGCGAAGACACCTTGGACCGGGCAGCTGATTATCGTCATCGACCCTGGCAAGGCCGAAGGTGAGCGGTTTGCCCAGCGTAGCCGTGAGCTGGTGGAGCAGATGCACGCGGTGGGGCTGACGCGCATGCCAGGCGAGCGGCGCTATCGGGAGCGCGAGGTGGCCGAGGAGGAGGGGGTGGCGGTGACCGAGCAGGAGTTGCAAGGCCTGAAAGACCTGCTTGGCTGA
- the tyrB_2 gene encoding Aromatic-amino-acid aminotransferase (*Name tyrB_2) → MFKHVDAYAGDPILSLMETFKADPRADKVNLSIGLYYDEAGVVPQLAAVDAVEKRIAGQDHEASLYLPMEGLASYRQAIQALLFGADHPAVTGGRVATVQTVGGSGALKVGADFLKRYFPQSEVWVSNPTWDNHRAIFEGAGFKVHTYPYFDQATRGVDFDGMLATLQALPANSVVLLHPCCHNPTGADLTQNQWQQVVEVVKARQLIPFLDIAYQGFAEGLVEDAYAIREMASAGVPCLVSNSFSKIFSLYGERVGGLSVVCDDDATAQSVLGQLKATVRRNYSSPPNFGAQLVAGVLSDAALNAQWAEEVEVMRKRILDMRQALVDALAVLLPGQDFQFFLRQRGMFSYTGFSVEQVRRLRDEFGVYLIDSGRVCMSGLRPANLQRVAEAFAAVQK, encoded by the coding sequence GTGTTCAAACATGTCGATGCCTATGCCGGCGACCCGATCCTTTCGCTGATGGAAACCTTCAAGGCCGACCCGCGCGCCGACAAGGTCAACCTGAGTATCGGCCTGTATTACGATGAGGCCGGCGTGGTGCCACAACTGGCGGCTGTGGATGCGGTAGAAAAACGCATTGCCGGCCAGGACCACGAAGCATCCCTTTACCTGCCGATGGAAGGCCTGGCCAGCTACCGCCAGGCGATCCAGGCGCTGCTGTTCGGTGCCGATCACCCGGCCGTGACCGGCGGTCGCGTGGCCACCGTACAGACCGTGGGTGGCTCCGGCGCCCTGAAAGTCGGTGCCGACTTCCTCAAGCGCTATTTCCCGCAGTCCGAAGTCTGGGTCAGCAACCCGACCTGGGACAACCACCGCGCCATCTTCGAAGGCGCCGGCTTCAAGGTGCACACCTACCCGTACTTCGACCAGGCCACCCGTGGCGTGGACTTCGACGGCATGCTGGCCACCCTGCAGGCCCTGCCGGCAAACAGCGTGGTACTGCTGCACCCGTGCTGCCACAACCCCACCGGTGCCGACCTTACGCAAAACCAGTGGCAACAAGTGGTCGAAGTGGTCAAGGCACGCCAGCTGATCCCATTCCTCGACATCGCCTACCAAGGCTTCGCCGAAGGCCTGGTGGAAGACGCCTACGCCATCCGTGAAATGGCCAGCGCCGGCGTGCCGTGCCTGGTCAGCAACTCGTTCTCGAAAATCTTCTCGCTGTACGGCGAGCGGGTAGGGGGCCTGTCGGTGGTCTGCGACGATGACGCCACTGCCCAAAGCGTACTTGGCCAGCTTAAGGCGACTGTGCGCCGTAACTACTCCAGCCCGCCCAACTTTGGCGCCCAGCTGGTTGCTGGCGTGCTCAGCGATGCCGCCCTCAATGCCCAGTGGGCCGAGGAAGTCGAAGTGATGCGCAAGCGTATCCTCGACATGCGTCAGGCGCTGGTCGATGCCCTGGCCGTGCTGCTGCCAGGCCAGGACTTCCAGTTCTTCCTGCGTCAGCGTGGCATGTTCAGCTACACCGGCTTCAGCGTCGAGCAAGTGCGCCGCCTGCGTGACGAGTTTGGCGTGTACCTGATCGACAGCGGCCGCGTGTGCATGTCCGGCCTGCGCCCGGCCAACCTGCAACGGGTTGCCGAAGCGTTCGCTGCCGTTCAGAAGTAA
- the artJ_2 gene encoding ABC transporter arginine-binding protein 1 (*Name artJ_2), producing the protein MNKTMALVGACALLLTGAASAETLRFATEGAYPPFNYVDADNKLHGFDIDITHALCEQMKVECTLVAQDWEGIIPALMARKYDAVVASMINTEERRKKIAFTDHYYRTPLTVAVAKDSKIDSAQTDFVGYTVGAQSSSTQAIYAEDVYGKAGADVKLYPTMDEANADLAAGRLDGVIADKFPLHEWMNKNGGDCCKILGDVADTKADAAIAVRKDDEALRQRLNTALQQIVANGTYQKIASKYFAFDIYN; encoded by the coding sequence ATGAACAAGACCATGGCCTTGGTGGGTGCGTGTGCCCTGCTGCTGACGGGTGCCGCCAGCGCCGAAACCCTGCGCTTCGCCACCGAGGGTGCCTACCCGCCCTTCAACTATGTAGACGCCGATAACAAGCTGCACGGCTTCGATATCGACATCACCCATGCCCTGTGCGAACAGATGAAAGTCGAGTGCACGCTGGTGGCCCAGGACTGGGAAGGCATCATCCCCGCCCTGATGGCGCGCAAGTACGACGCCGTCGTCGCGTCGATGATCAATACCGAAGAGCGGCGCAAGAAGATTGCCTTCACCGATCACTATTACCGCACCCCACTGACCGTTGCGGTTGCCAAGGACAGCAAGATCGACAGCGCCCAGACCGACTTTGTCGGCTACACCGTCGGTGCCCAGTCGTCGTCCACCCAGGCTATCTATGCCGAAGACGTGTATGGCAAGGCCGGGGCCGATGTGAAGCTGTACCCGACCATGGACGAAGCCAACGCCGACCTGGCCGCCGGGCGCCTGGACGGGGTAATTGCCGATAAATTCCCGCTGCACGAGTGGATGAACAAGAACGGCGGGGATTGCTGCAAGATCCTCGGCGATGTGGCCGACACCAAGGCCGACGCCGCCATTGCCGTGCGCAAGGACGACGAAGCCCTGCGTCAGCGCCTGAACACCGCGCTTCAACAGATCGTGGCCAACGGCACGTACCAGAAGATCGCCAGCAAGTACTTTGCTTTCGATATCTACAACTGA